In the genome of Thermoanaerobacterales bacterium, the window CCCCCCGACGATCACGGCCTTGTTCAAAGCCCGGCGCAGAGTGTCAAGGGCGCTCTCGATCGTCATCGCCCCTATCAGGACGTCCTCCACCAGGCGGTCCATGTGCTCCTGTCCCGTCAGGATTTCCCCGCCAAGGACTTCGTGGAACTCGGCCACGGTCGGCGCATGGATCTCCCGCCGGCTCGGGATGGTTCCAAGGTAGTTGAACCCGAAGTTCTGCATCAGCCTGGCATACAGTTCCTTTGACTTGGCCATGAGCGGGCGAGGAATGTTATTGAAGATGCATCCCCCCACCCCCGCTCCCCGGGCGGCGGCATGCAGCAGAAAGAACAGCGCCTCGTCGAACGTAAAATCGTGCTGCATCTTAATTGTGCAAACGACCTGTCCCCCCACGTCCCGGGCGACGCTGATGGTGTCCAAGCCGTAACTGGCCATGGCCCACGGGAAGTTGTTGCCGTCAACGATCACCGGGTCATAGCGCTCGGCCAGGGTCTCGTAGGCGCCGATAACCTTTTCCCGGCAAAGGTGGGGGTCCTGGTCGCTGGTCAGATAAAAGTTGCTGGCCATCAGCGGGACAACAGTCTCCTGATCCTCGCCCATGTCCAGGATCGTCCGCATCAGGAGACCGTCCTCGTCCTGCCGCCCGGCCGGCCCGCGGCTGTACCCGACGGGTTTGAAATATCCCGCCCGGTAGCCTTCCTTCCGGAACTTAAGGGCCAGCCCAAGGGCTACCGCCGTTTTTCCGCTCCCCGGGGGTCCAATTAGAAACAGGCTCTTCACGGGTGAGCCCTCCTCCCTTTATTGACAGGAGTCTGCAGTCCAGGGCGCCGGGGCGTGCCGGCGCTCAGGAAATCGTAATCTTGATATCCAGGGCGCGCGCTCCCGAGGTGTAGGCGAAAACCGGGTTGATGTCCATTTCCGTAATCTCGGGGAAGTCGGTTACCAGCCGGGCGACACGCGCCACGATATCCACCAGGGCCTCCAGATCGGCGGGCTGCTCTCCGCGGTATCCGCGCAACAGCGTGTAGGCCCTGGTCTCGGCAATCATAGTCTCAATCTCGCGCCTTGTCAGGCCGTACGCCAACCGGAAGGCAACGTCCTTGAGCAGATTGACGTAGATTCCGCCCAGACCGAAGGCGATCATGGGCCCGAAGGTAAGGTCGCGGCTCACCCCGATAATGATCTCGGTTCCGCGGGGGGCCATGCTTTGCACGTCAATCCCGTGCGGGACCACGTTGGGCAGGGCGCGCTGAACGTTGTCCATAATGGCCCAGAACGCGGCGGTGACCTCTTCGGCCGACTTCAACCCCATGCGCACGCCGCCGATATCGGTCTTGTGGACGATCTTCGGCGAGGCGACTTTGAGGACGACAGGGTAACCCAACTCTCCGGCAATCGCCACGGCATCCTCCG includes:
- a CDS encoding DRTGG domain-containing protein, encoding MKSLFLIGPPGSGKTAVALGLALKFRKEGYRAGYFKPVGYSRGPAGRQDEDGLLMRTILDMGEDQETVVPLMASNFYLTSDQDPHLCREKVIGAYETLAERYDPVIVDGNNFPWAMASYGLDTISVARDVGGQVVCTIKMQHDFTFDEALFFLLHAAARGAGVGGCIFNNIPRPLMAKSKELYARLMQNFGFNYLGTIPSRREIHAPTVAEFHEVLGGEILTGQEHMDRLVEDVLIGAMTIESALDTLRRALNKAVIVGGDRADYALAALETSTSVLILTGGLYPNLTVITRAKEKGVPVILVHYDTYTTIEKIEEVTRRIKPGDERAVAMALENIEQYCDWPLILKTVRAG